From a single Nicotiana tabacum cultivar K326 chromosome 8, ASM71507v2, whole genome shotgun sequence genomic region:
- the LOC107831110 gene encoding putative serine/threonine-protein kinase SIS8 isoform X1, which produces MKNFLKKLHIGSNQSEDSEGSTSSSKSKRLSDVSSPDGNSNSRNSQGSDNKTFSAISGWLNSVTNRKSPSPPSSSNVSRGNRMEHSDSVTIGELDAALDAVQRDSESSNSRDPGVEEEYQIQLALELSAKEDPEAVQIEAVKQISLGSSAPENAPAEVVAYRYWNYNALSYDDKILDGFYDLYGVLMESNSSKMPSLIDLQRTEVSDHISWEAILVSKAADSKLLKLEQRALEIAVGLRSKLIDFSDSSLMQKLAVLVSDHMGGPVADPDSMLLAWRSLSFNLKATLGSMVLPLGSLTIGLARHRALLFKVLADSVGIPCRLVKGKQYTGSDDVAMNYVKIDGREYIVDLMADPGTLIPSDTCGIHGDYEESILSISPSSRDVDSHPGSSSSGVASSLEDHSDYGMADKRSRFAECTTAGNEPPSSSNLEQQIKAEKGCYNTFHDFTKEQGQETSSRAGHARSPFTHARSPSWTEGVSSPAVRRMKVKDASQYMIDAAKENPQLAQKLHTVLLESGVIAPPNLFAEMYPEQLDVSHVEGKSRLEEIESKERGEFQFRGQSDANRARFLPPLPYHGSYSKGNARGSFEPQPDVREVGEQQVSRQSEVAPLKPMKQMPVAAAAAAAAAVVASSMVVAAAKTNSHTDLPVAAAATATAAAVVATTAAVSRQYEALGDCGRVDGDADTAIYEHQRSGDQEHEALGANSEGERISDRSSGNDSAKSDVTLDDVADCEIPWDDIALGDRIGLGSYGEVYRGEWHGTEVAVKKFLDQDITGDSLEEFRSEVRIMKRLRHPNVVLFMGAVTRSPHLSIVTEFLHRGSLYRLIHRPNNQLDERRRLRMALDAARGMNYLHNCTPMIVHRDLKSPNLLVDKNWVVKVCDFGLSRMKHSTFLSSRSTAGTAEWMAPEVLRNEPSNEKCDVYSFGVILWELCTLQQPWGGMNPMQVVGAVGFQHRRLDIPEDMDPAVADIIRKCWQTDPRLRPSFAEIMAALKPLQKPISSQAPRPPAGRGPVKGQPSRIVEDPPADQS; this is translated from the exons ATGAAAAATTTCCTCAAGAAACTGCATATTGGGTCCAATCAATCAGAGGATTCAGAAGGGTCAACATCATCCTCAAAGAGCAAGAGACTGAGTGATGTTTCATCTCCTGATGGGAATTCAAACTCTAGAAACTCTCAGGGGTCTGATAATAAAACTTTTTCAGCAATTTCAGGATGGTTAAATTCAGTTACAAATCGGAAAAGTCCTAGTCCTCCGTCTTCCTCAAATGTGAGTAGAGGGAACAGAATGGAACATTCTGACTCTGTGACTATTGGTGAATTGGATGCTGCTTTAGATGCTGTACAGCGTGATTCGGAGTCTAGCAACTCGAGGGACCCCGGTGTAGAGGAAGAGTATCAAATTCAGTTGGCTCTGGAGTTGAGTGCGAAGGAAGACCCCGAGGCGGTGCAGATTGAGGCTGTTAAGCAGATCAGTTTGGGCTCTTCTGCCCCAGAGAATGCTCCAGCAGAAGTTGTAGCATATCGGTATTGG AATTACAATGCTCTAAGTTATGATGACAAGATCCTGGATGGATTTTATGATCTGTATGGCGTCCTGATGGAGTCCAATTCTTCAAAAATGCCATCCCTCATTGATCTGCAAAGAACAGAAGTATCAGATCATATCAGTTGGGAAGCCATCCTTGTCAGTAAAGCTGCAGATTCCAAGTTGTTGAAACTTGAACAGAGAGCTCTAGAGATTGCTGTTGGGCTGAGGTCAAAACTTATAGATTTTTCAGACAGCAGTTTGATGCAGAAGCTTGCTGTGCTAGTTTCTGACCACATGGGGGGCCCAGTTGCGGATCCGGACAGCATGTTGCTTGCATGGAGAAGTCTTAGTTTTAATCTAAAGGCAACTCTAGGGAGTATGGTTTTGCCTCTTGGTTCTTTGACCATTGGATTGGCTCGTCATCGTGCACTTTTATTCAAG GTTTTGGCTGATAGTGTGGGGATCCCTTGCCGATTAGTAAAAGGAAAGCAGTATACGGGTTCAGATGATGTTGCAATGAACTATGTGAAGATTGATGGAAG GGAGTATATTGTTGATTTGATGGCTGACCCCGGCACACTTATTCCATCTGATACATGTGGAATTCATGGAGACTATGAAGAATCCATTCTCTCCATTAGTCCGTCCTCTAGAGATGTTGATTCTCATCCGGGTTCCTCTAGTAGTGGTGTTGCTTCATCATTGGAAGATCATTCAGATTATGGAATGGCAGACAAGAGATCCAGGTTTGCAGAATGCACTACTGCAGGAAATGAACCTCCCTCCTCTAGTAATTTGGAACAGCAGATAAAAGCAGAGAAAGGATGTTATAATACTTTCCATGATTTTACGAAGGAGCAGGGGCAAGAAACTTCTTCAAGAGCTGGGCATGCAAGATCTCCTTTTACACATGCAAGATCTCCTTCGTGGACAGAAGGTGTTAGCTCTCCAGCTGTACGCAGAATGAAAGTAAAGGATGCTTCGCAATACATGATTGACGCCGCAAAAGAAAATCCACAGCTAGCTCAAAAACTTCACACTGTTTTACTTGAAAGTGGAGTTATTGCACCACCAAACCTGTTCGCTGAAATGTATCCGGAGCAATTAGATGTATCTCATGTAGAGGGAAAATCCAGACTAGAGGAAATAGAAAGTAAGGAAAGAGGTGAGTTCCAATTCAGGGGTCAATCTGATGCGAATCGTGCCCGCTTCTTACCTCCTCTGCCTTATCACGGTTCATACTCTAAGGGCAATGCACGTGGATCATTCGAACCTCAGCCAGATGTGAGAGAAGTTGGGGAACAGCAAGTCTCCAGACAGAGTGAAGTTGCTCCGTTGAAACCTATGAAACAAATGCCTGTTGCTGCTGCCGCCGCTGCAGCAGCAGCTGTTGTTGCTTCTTCGATGGTAGTAGCTGCAGCCAAGACTAACTCTCATACAGACCTCCCTGTAGCAGCTGCTGCCACTGCCACAGCTGCAGCAGTGGTAGCAACAACTGCAGCTGTCAGTAGGCAATATGAGGCACTAGGAG ACTGTGGAAGAGTTGATGGAGATGCTGATACTGCCATTTATGAGCACCAGCGAAGTGGTGATCAAGAGCATGAGGCGCTAGGAGCAAATTCGGAGGGTGAAAGAATATCAGATAGGTCAAGCGGTAATGATAGTGCTAAATCAGATGTGACACTTGATGATGTGGCAGATTGTGAGATTCCATGGGACGATATCGCCTTGGGCGATCGTATCGGGCTTG GATCCTATGGAGAGGTCTATCGTGGAGAGTGGCATGGAACT GAAGTTGCTGTGAAGAAGTTCCTGGATCAAGATATAACCGGTGACTCCCTCGAAGAATTTAGAAGTGAG GTACGGATCATGAAAAGGCTCAGGCATCCTAACGTTGTTTTATTCATGGGAGCTGTCACTCGTTCTCCACATCTTTCAATTGTTACTGAGTTTCTTCATAG AGGTAGTTTATACAGATTAATCCATCGACCCAACAATCAGTTAGATGAGCGCAGAAGGTTGAGGATGGCTCTTGATGCT GCTCGAGGGATGAACTATCTACACAACTGCACACCCATGATAGTTCATCGAGATTTGAAGTCTCCGAATCTCTTAGTAGATAAGAACTGGGTTGTGAAG GTATGTGATTTTGGACTGTCAAGAATGAAGCACAGCACATTTCTTTCATCCAGGTCGACTGCTGGGACG GCAGAGTGGATGGCCCCAGAAGTGCTGAGAAATGAACCTTCCAATGAAAA ATGTGATGTATATAGCTTTGGCGTCATACTATGGGAGCTATGTACTTTGCAGCAACCATGGGGAGGAATGAACCCGATGCAAGTTGTTGGTGCTGTGGGATTTCAGCACCGACGTCTTGACATACCAGAGGACATGGATCCGGCTGTTGCAGACATTATCAGGAAATGCTGGCAAAC AGATCCGAGGTTACGGCCTTCATTTGCTGAGATTATGGCTGCTTTGAAACCACTACAAAAGCCTATAAGTTCACAGGCACCAAGACCACCGGCTGGCAGAGGTCCGGTAAAGGGTCAGCCATCACGAATCGTAGAAGATCCACCTGCAGATCAGAGTTAG
- the LOC107831110 gene encoding putative serine/threonine-protein kinase SIS8 isoform X3 — MESNSSKMPSLIDLQRTEVSDHISWEAILVSKAADSKLLKLEQRALEIAVGLRSKLIDFSDSSLMQKLAVLVSDHMGGPVADPDSMLLAWRSLSFNLKATLGSMVLPLGSLTIGLARHRALLFKVLADSVGIPCRLVKGKQYTGSDDVAMNYVKIDGREYIVDLMADPGTLIPSDTCGIHGDYEESILSISPSSRDVDSHPGSSSSGVASSLEDHSDYGMADKRSRFAECTTAGNEPPSSSNLEQQIKAEKGCYNTFHDFTKEQGQETSSRAGHARSPFTHARSPSWTEGVSSPAVRRMKVKDASQYMIDAAKENPQLAQKLHTVLLESGVIAPPNLFAEMYPEQLDVSHVEGKSRLEEIESKERGEFQFRGQSDANRARFLPPLPYHGSYSKGNARGSFEPQPDVREVGEQQVSRQSEVAPLKPMKQMPVAAAAAAAAAVVASSMVVAAAKTNSHTDLPVAAAATATAAAVVATTAAVSRQYEALGDCGRVDGDADTAIYEHQRSGDQEHEALGANSEGERISDRSSGNDSAKSDVTLDDVADCEIPWDDIALGDRIGLGSYGEVYRGEWHGTEVAVKKFLDQDITGDSLEEFRSEVRIMKRLRHPNVVLFMGAVTRSPHLSIVTEFLHRGSLYRLIHRPNNQLDERRRLRMALDAARGMNYLHNCTPMIVHRDLKSPNLLVDKNWVVKVCDFGLSRMKHSTFLSSRSTAGTAEWMAPEVLRNEPSNEKCDVYSFGVILWELCTLQQPWGGMNPMQVVGAVGFQHRRLDIPEDMDPAVADIIRKCWQTDPRLRPSFAEIMAALKPLQKPISSQAPRPPAGRGPVKGQPSRIVEDPPADQS; from the exons ATGGAGTCCAATTCTTCAAAAATGCCATCCCTCATTGATCTGCAAAGAACAGAAGTATCAGATCATATCAGTTGGGAAGCCATCCTTGTCAGTAAAGCTGCAGATTCCAAGTTGTTGAAACTTGAACAGAGAGCTCTAGAGATTGCTGTTGGGCTGAGGTCAAAACTTATAGATTTTTCAGACAGCAGTTTGATGCAGAAGCTTGCTGTGCTAGTTTCTGACCACATGGGGGGCCCAGTTGCGGATCCGGACAGCATGTTGCTTGCATGGAGAAGTCTTAGTTTTAATCTAAAGGCAACTCTAGGGAGTATGGTTTTGCCTCTTGGTTCTTTGACCATTGGATTGGCTCGTCATCGTGCACTTTTATTCAAG GTTTTGGCTGATAGTGTGGGGATCCCTTGCCGATTAGTAAAAGGAAAGCAGTATACGGGTTCAGATGATGTTGCAATGAACTATGTGAAGATTGATGGAAG GGAGTATATTGTTGATTTGATGGCTGACCCCGGCACACTTATTCCATCTGATACATGTGGAATTCATGGAGACTATGAAGAATCCATTCTCTCCATTAGTCCGTCCTCTAGAGATGTTGATTCTCATCCGGGTTCCTCTAGTAGTGGTGTTGCTTCATCATTGGAAGATCATTCAGATTATGGAATGGCAGACAAGAGATCCAGGTTTGCAGAATGCACTACTGCAGGAAATGAACCTCCCTCCTCTAGTAATTTGGAACAGCAGATAAAAGCAGAGAAAGGATGTTATAATACTTTCCATGATTTTACGAAGGAGCAGGGGCAAGAAACTTCTTCAAGAGCTGGGCATGCAAGATCTCCTTTTACACATGCAAGATCTCCTTCGTGGACAGAAGGTGTTAGCTCTCCAGCTGTACGCAGAATGAAAGTAAAGGATGCTTCGCAATACATGATTGACGCCGCAAAAGAAAATCCACAGCTAGCTCAAAAACTTCACACTGTTTTACTTGAAAGTGGAGTTATTGCACCACCAAACCTGTTCGCTGAAATGTATCCGGAGCAATTAGATGTATCTCATGTAGAGGGAAAATCCAGACTAGAGGAAATAGAAAGTAAGGAAAGAGGTGAGTTCCAATTCAGGGGTCAATCTGATGCGAATCGTGCCCGCTTCTTACCTCCTCTGCCTTATCACGGTTCATACTCTAAGGGCAATGCACGTGGATCATTCGAACCTCAGCCAGATGTGAGAGAAGTTGGGGAACAGCAAGTCTCCAGACAGAGTGAAGTTGCTCCGTTGAAACCTATGAAACAAATGCCTGTTGCTGCTGCCGCCGCTGCAGCAGCAGCTGTTGTTGCTTCTTCGATGGTAGTAGCTGCAGCCAAGACTAACTCTCATACAGACCTCCCTGTAGCAGCTGCTGCCACTGCCACAGCTGCAGCAGTGGTAGCAACAACTGCAGCTGTCAGTAGGCAATATGAGGCACTAGGAG ACTGTGGAAGAGTTGATGGAGATGCTGATACTGCCATTTATGAGCACCAGCGAAGTGGTGATCAAGAGCATGAGGCGCTAGGAGCAAATTCGGAGGGTGAAAGAATATCAGATAGGTCAAGCGGTAATGATAGTGCTAAATCAGATGTGACACTTGATGATGTGGCAGATTGTGAGATTCCATGGGACGATATCGCCTTGGGCGATCGTATCGGGCTTG GATCCTATGGAGAGGTCTATCGTGGAGAGTGGCATGGAACT GAAGTTGCTGTGAAGAAGTTCCTGGATCAAGATATAACCGGTGACTCCCTCGAAGAATTTAGAAGTGAG GTACGGATCATGAAAAGGCTCAGGCATCCTAACGTTGTTTTATTCATGGGAGCTGTCACTCGTTCTCCACATCTTTCAATTGTTACTGAGTTTCTTCATAG AGGTAGTTTATACAGATTAATCCATCGACCCAACAATCAGTTAGATGAGCGCAGAAGGTTGAGGATGGCTCTTGATGCT GCTCGAGGGATGAACTATCTACACAACTGCACACCCATGATAGTTCATCGAGATTTGAAGTCTCCGAATCTCTTAGTAGATAAGAACTGGGTTGTGAAG GTATGTGATTTTGGACTGTCAAGAATGAAGCACAGCACATTTCTTTCATCCAGGTCGACTGCTGGGACG GCAGAGTGGATGGCCCCAGAAGTGCTGAGAAATGAACCTTCCAATGAAAA ATGTGATGTATATAGCTTTGGCGTCATACTATGGGAGCTATGTACTTTGCAGCAACCATGGGGAGGAATGAACCCGATGCAAGTTGTTGGTGCTGTGGGATTTCAGCACCGACGTCTTGACATACCAGAGGACATGGATCCGGCTGTTGCAGACATTATCAGGAAATGCTGGCAAAC AGATCCGAGGTTACGGCCTTCATTTGCTGAGATTATGGCTGCTTTGAAACCACTACAAAAGCCTATAAGTTCACAGGCACCAAGACCACCGGCTGGCAGAGGTCCGGTAAAGGGTCAGCCATCACGAATCGTAGAAGATCCACCTGCAGATCAGAGTTAG
- the LOC107831110 gene encoding putative serine/threonine-protein kinase SIS8 isoform X2, producing the protein MEHSDSVTIGELDAALDAVQRDSESSNSRDPGVEEEYQIQLALELSAKEDPEAVQIEAVKQISLGSSAPENAPAEVVAYRYWNYNALSYDDKILDGFYDLYGVLMESNSSKMPSLIDLQRTEVSDHISWEAILVSKAADSKLLKLEQRALEIAVGLRSKLIDFSDSSLMQKLAVLVSDHMGGPVADPDSMLLAWRSLSFNLKATLGSMVLPLGSLTIGLARHRALLFKVLADSVGIPCRLVKGKQYTGSDDVAMNYVKIDGREYIVDLMADPGTLIPSDTCGIHGDYEESILSISPSSRDVDSHPGSSSSGVASSLEDHSDYGMADKRSRFAECTTAGNEPPSSSNLEQQIKAEKGCYNTFHDFTKEQGQETSSRAGHARSPFTHARSPSWTEGVSSPAVRRMKVKDASQYMIDAAKENPQLAQKLHTVLLESGVIAPPNLFAEMYPEQLDVSHVEGKSRLEEIESKERGEFQFRGQSDANRARFLPPLPYHGSYSKGNARGSFEPQPDVREVGEQQVSRQSEVAPLKPMKQMPVAAAAAAAAAVVASSMVVAAAKTNSHTDLPVAAAATATAAAVVATTAAVSRQYEALGDCGRVDGDADTAIYEHQRSGDQEHEALGANSEGERISDRSSGNDSAKSDVTLDDVADCEIPWDDIALGDRIGLGSYGEVYRGEWHGTEVAVKKFLDQDITGDSLEEFRSEVRIMKRLRHPNVVLFMGAVTRSPHLSIVTEFLHRGSLYRLIHRPNNQLDERRRLRMALDAARGMNYLHNCTPMIVHRDLKSPNLLVDKNWVVKVCDFGLSRMKHSTFLSSRSTAGTAEWMAPEVLRNEPSNEKCDVYSFGVILWELCTLQQPWGGMNPMQVVGAVGFQHRRLDIPEDMDPAVADIIRKCWQTDPRLRPSFAEIMAALKPLQKPISSQAPRPPAGRGPVKGQPSRIVEDPPADQS; encoded by the exons ATGGAACATTCTGACTCTGTGACTATTGGTGAATTGGATGCTGCTTTAGATGCTGTACAGCGTGATTCGGAGTCTAGCAACTCGAGGGACCCCGGTGTAGAGGAAGAGTATCAAATTCAGTTGGCTCTGGAGTTGAGTGCGAAGGAAGACCCCGAGGCGGTGCAGATTGAGGCTGTTAAGCAGATCAGTTTGGGCTCTTCTGCCCCAGAGAATGCTCCAGCAGAAGTTGTAGCATATCGGTATTGG AATTACAATGCTCTAAGTTATGATGACAAGATCCTGGATGGATTTTATGATCTGTATGGCGTCCTGATGGAGTCCAATTCTTCAAAAATGCCATCCCTCATTGATCTGCAAAGAACAGAAGTATCAGATCATATCAGTTGGGAAGCCATCCTTGTCAGTAAAGCTGCAGATTCCAAGTTGTTGAAACTTGAACAGAGAGCTCTAGAGATTGCTGTTGGGCTGAGGTCAAAACTTATAGATTTTTCAGACAGCAGTTTGATGCAGAAGCTTGCTGTGCTAGTTTCTGACCACATGGGGGGCCCAGTTGCGGATCCGGACAGCATGTTGCTTGCATGGAGAAGTCTTAGTTTTAATCTAAAGGCAACTCTAGGGAGTATGGTTTTGCCTCTTGGTTCTTTGACCATTGGATTGGCTCGTCATCGTGCACTTTTATTCAAG GTTTTGGCTGATAGTGTGGGGATCCCTTGCCGATTAGTAAAAGGAAAGCAGTATACGGGTTCAGATGATGTTGCAATGAACTATGTGAAGATTGATGGAAG GGAGTATATTGTTGATTTGATGGCTGACCCCGGCACACTTATTCCATCTGATACATGTGGAATTCATGGAGACTATGAAGAATCCATTCTCTCCATTAGTCCGTCCTCTAGAGATGTTGATTCTCATCCGGGTTCCTCTAGTAGTGGTGTTGCTTCATCATTGGAAGATCATTCAGATTATGGAATGGCAGACAAGAGATCCAGGTTTGCAGAATGCACTACTGCAGGAAATGAACCTCCCTCCTCTAGTAATTTGGAACAGCAGATAAAAGCAGAGAAAGGATGTTATAATACTTTCCATGATTTTACGAAGGAGCAGGGGCAAGAAACTTCTTCAAGAGCTGGGCATGCAAGATCTCCTTTTACACATGCAAGATCTCCTTCGTGGACAGAAGGTGTTAGCTCTCCAGCTGTACGCAGAATGAAAGTAAAGGATGCTTCGCAATACATGATTGACGCCGCAAAAGAAAATCCACAGCTAGCTCAAAAACTTCACACTGTTTTACTTGAAAGTGGAGTTATTGCACCACCAAACCTGTTCGCTGAAATGTATCCGGAGCAATTAGATGTATCTCATGTAGAGGGAAAATCCAGACTAGAGGAAATAGAAAGTAAGGAAAGAGGTGAGTTCCAATTCAGGGGTCAATCTGATGCGAATCGTGCCCGCTTCTTACCTCCTCTGCCTTATCACGGTTCATACTCTAAGGGCAATGCACGTGGATCATTCGAACCTCAGCCAGATGTGAGAGAAGTTGGGGAACAGCAAGTCTCCAGACAGAGTGAAGTTGCTCCGTTGAAACCTATGAAACAAATGCCTGTTGCTGCTGCCGCCGCTGCAGCAGCAGCTGTTGTTGCTTCTTCGATGGTAGTAGCTGCAGCCAAGACTAACTCTCATACAGACCTCCCTGTAGCAGCTGCTGCCACTGCCACAGCTGCAGCAGTGGTAGCAACAACTGCAGCTGTCAGTAGGCAATATGAGGCACTAGGAG ACTGTGGAAGAGTTGATGGAGATGCTGATACTGCCATTTATGAGCACCAGCGAAGTGGTGATCAAGAGCATGAGGCGCTAGGAGCAAATTCGGAGGGTGAAAGAATATCAGATAGGTCAAGCGGTAATGATAGTGCTAAATCAGATGTGACACTTGATGATGTGGCAGATTGTGAGATTCCATGGGACGATATCGCCTTGGGCGATCGTATCGGGCTTG GATCCTATGGAGAGGTCTATCGTGGAGAGTGGCATGGAACT GAAGTTGCTGTGAAGAAGTTCCTGGATCAAGATATAACCGGTGACTCCCTCGAAGAATTTAGAAGTGAG GTACGGATCATGAAAAGGCTCAGGCATCCTAACGTTGTTTTATTCATGGGAGCTGTCACTCGTTCTCCACATCTTTCAATTGTTACTGAGTTTCTTCATAG AGGTAGTTTATACAGATTAATCCATCGACCCAACAATCAGTTAGATGAGCGCAGAAGGTTGAGGATGGCTCTTGATGCT GCTCGAGGGATGAACTATCTACACAACTGCACACCCATGATAGTTCATCGAGATTTGAAGTCTCCGAATCTCTTAGTAGATAAGAACTGGGTTGTGAAG GTATGTGATTTTGGACTGTCAAGAATGAAGCACAGCACATTTCTTTCATCCAGGTCGACTGCTGGGACG GCAGAGTGGATGGCCCCAGAAGTGCTGAGAAATGAACCTTCCAATGAAAA ATGTGATGTATATAGCTTTGGCGTCATACTATGGGAGCTATGTACTTTGCAGCAACCATGGGGAGGAATGAACCCGATGCAAGTTGTTGGTGCTGTGGGATTTCAGCACCGACGTCTTGACATACCAGAGGACATGGATCCGGCTGTTGCAGACATTATCAGGAAATGCTGGCAAAC AGATCCGAGGTTACGGCCTTCATTTGCTGAGATTATGGCTGCTTTGAAACCACTACAAAAGCCTATAAGTTCACAGGCACCAAGACCACCGGCTGGCAGAGGTCCGGTAAAGGGTCAGCCATCACGAATCGTAGAAGATCCACCTGCAGATCAGAGTTAG